GTGGCAGCGTATTCGTTTGGCGACCTTTCCAAGGTGCAAACGGAACGTGTGGCTGGGCGCACCACATTCTCCAAGAAGTTCAGGAGCGAACTATACCAGCTCTGCGGTGGGCGTTGCCAGGTTTGCAACGGCAAGTTTGAAGAACGGTACTTGCAGATTGACCACCGTGTACCTTACGAGGTGGTTGGTGAGCTGAGCGACCGTAGTCCTGAGCATTTTATGATGCTTTGTGGTTCATGTAACAGGGCAAAATCTTGGTCATGCGAGCATTGCAAAAACTGGCTAGGTCTCAAGAAGCCAGAACTTTGCATGACGTGTTATTGGGGCAGTCCTGCGAACTATAACCACATTGCACTTGAGCAAGTGCGGCGGTTGGATTTGCAATGGAACGGAGATGAGGTGCAATACTATGACGCACTGAAAGTCATTGCTGACCAACACGGTATCGAGGTACCTGAGTTTGTCAAACAAATTATAGCCAGCCGCCCTACCTAGCACCGCTGCAGCAACTGCAGCAGCTGAGGGGCCACCGCATCGGCCTGGGCCTCCAATCCCAGCAGACGGGCGTACCAACGCGTAGGGCGGCCCCGGTAGTGGGTTTTACGGCCCTTGCGGTACTCTTTCTCCCACTCCCTATCCACGGCGAAGTATTTGCCCATCCCTCGCAGCCGTTTGGGCTCCAGCTGGGAATCGTAGTACAGCCGGTCGGGGCCGTAGGCCAGGCGGTGGGCAAACGTGCCCGTACCGGCGCGTAAGTACAGCACCGTGGCCCGGCGTCCGGATACTGGGCACACCATGTAGAGCCGCTGGCCACCGTTGCCCGGTAGGTTGCTGGGCACCGATTCGAGTTCCACCCGGTAGTCGTAGGACGTGGCCCCGTTCACCGTGTAGTGTAGGCGCAAGTACCGGCCGTTTTCGTGGTTGTGGGCCTCTAGTCCGATTCGGCCCGTCACTTCGCCTCGACTTGACCACGTGAGGGTCGTGGAACGGGAGCAATCCGGCTGCAGCAGGCCGGAGCGCAGCAGGAAGGCCAGCTCCAGCCGTTGGGTTTCGTCGGTCGTGGTCGGGAAGTTGGGGCGTCTAGGCATCGGGGAACGTGGCCAGCGGGCCGGAGCTGGCCACCTGACAACTACCGTACAAGTTAGCCGAAATCCTTAGGGAACGTGTCTGTTAAGTAGGGTTTTGGGCCGGACTTTTGGGGCTGAGTTTTGCATGTGGGCGGCCGGGCCTCCCCTCTACGGTGGGAGCTGGCAGCGGGCAAGGATTACACCCACCCCTGGGCACCAGGGCCACCGGCACCCCCTTTGGGTGAATTATGCACGTGAGAGAAAACGGCACCCGGTAGCGGTTGGCCCGGCCCGGTCGCGAAGGACTACACCCACCCCTGGGGCGGTCGGCACCAGGCCAGCGGGCCGCGCGTCTGTATTGCCTGAATTGTGCAGGTGGGCACCATCAGTTGAGGGTGCCGAGGCCCGGCCCCGACCGGCGCAGCGCAAGGCCAGCCGGGCGGGCTGGGCAGCGTAGGCAGTAGGTGTGTGGCACCGGTCGGAACTAGGCAGAGCAGTCCGGCAAAGGTCGGAAACCGTGGGTAGTCAGCAGGCACAAACCCGCCGAACGTGCCGTATTTATCGGCTGGCAGGTCGGCACCGGCCGCACGGGTATCGGCCCTCCTTCGTGGCAGCAGCGACCGTGGCCCGGCGTAGCGGCGTGGTACACCAGGCCCTCACACCGGGGGCTCACGTGGTAGGCGTACGACCGGCCGCCTTGACAGAGGTACACCAACCGGACAGGCAGGGCGCGCGCACCGTGGCCAGCGGGAACCGAGCGGGCGGGCGTCTGCAGCAGGCAAAGCAGGGCAAGTGGCAGGCAGCTGAGGGGCATAGTGCAGACTGAGAGGAACGGGCCGCCAACCGTGGCCAGCATCGAAGGCCAGGCCAACGGGCCATAGGTCGGGGCCGTGGGCGGTTTTTGGGTGTGTCGTTGTCAGGCAGCGAATAAAGGCAGGGTGCCACCTATGCGGGCCTCCCTTGCTTCTACCTTGCGGCGGTCGGCTAGTCGGGCGTTGCTGTCTGCATTTTTGCATTGTTTGGCGTGTTGTGCGCCGCGTTCCTTTGGGCTGCAGAACTTCGCGTTCGGGTTGCCCGTGTTGATAGGCAGGCCGCACGTGTGGCAGTACCGCTGGCCAGGTTGGGCGGGGCGTACCTCCATCGGGGCGGGGGCGTGTTGCGAGCCTCCATCGACAGGGCCACCAGCTGAGGGTGTACGCGCCTGCATACTGCCTTCCGCCCGTTCGCTCGCTCCTTCGTCGTCGTCTGACTGAACCACCGCCAACGGCCGGGCCTCCCATCCATCCTGCCTCCCATCCTCCCATCCTTCGCCCGCTGCAGCAGGCAGTAAGAGGGTTGTGGGTGTGTGAGGGTGT
This is a stretch of genomic DNA from Hymenobacter swuensis DY53. It encodes these proteins:
- a CDS encoding HNH endonuclease, whose product is MAENLPTYPKEFLEQVQGITNKRARFVIDFILAHGRVTTEDLADAGYEHAPRAAMDVKDAGIPLMMTRIKSERTGKQVAAYSFGDLSKVQTERVAGRTTFSKKFRSELYQLCGGRCQVCNGKFEERYLQIDHRVPYEVVGELSDRSPEHFMMLCGSCNRAKSWSCEHCKNWLGLKKPELCMTCYWGSPANYNHIALEQVRRLDLQWNGDEVQYYDALKVIADQHGIEVPEFVKQIIASRPT